A genomic region of Trichothermofontia sichuanensis B231 contains the following coding sequences:
- the trpC gene encoding indole-3-glycerol phosphate synthase TrpC, translating into MQVRRRPPNPPVTVQHLSYYVHVPDAEPQHILEKIVWHKEREVDQWREQLPLAELRRQVATSPPPRDFVAALRAAPQTPAIIAEVKKASPSKGIIRADFEPIAIAQQLAQGGASCLSVLTDREFFQGSFDYLAQIRATVDVPLLCKDFVIYPYQIYLARRYGADAVLLIAAILTDQDLQYFLKIAQGLGMAALIEVHTATELERVLSLTGVTLVGINNRNLQDFSVDLQTTKHLLNRYGPLLQARGILCVSESGLYTSADLNAVAGAGAGAVLIGESLMRQPDLQQALQTLMAPLPHRVMATASGAVEGKSAY; encoded by the coding sequence ATGCAAGTGCGTCGTCGTCCTCCCAATCCACCCGTAACTGTCCAGCATCTGTCCTATTATGTCCATGTGCCTGATGCTGAGCCACAGCATATCCTAGAGAAAATTGTTTGGCACAAAGAACGCGAAGTCGATCAATGGCGGGAACAACTCCCCCTCGCAGAGTTACGCCGTCAAGTGGCTACCAGCCCTCCCCCACGGGATTTTGTGGCTGCCCTCCGGGCGGCCCCCCAAACTCCTGCCATTATCGCGGAAGTCAAGAAGGCGTCCCCCAGTAAAGGAATTATTCGGGCAGATTTCGAGCCGATCGCGATCGCACAACAACTGGCTCAGGGGGGAGCCAGTTGCCTTTCGGTGCTCACTGATCGAGAATTTTTCCAGGGTAGTTTCGACTATCTCGCCCAAATTCGGGCCACTGTAGATGTGCCTCTATTATGCAAGGACTTTGTCATCTATCCTTACCAGATTTACCTAGCGCGACGTTATGGTGCAGATGCTGTGCTCCTGATTGCGGCAATTCTGACGGATCAGGATCTACAATATTTTCTGAAAATTGCCCAGGGCTTAGGCATGGCTGCCCTGATTGAAGTGCACACTGCGACGGAATTAGAGCGGGTCTTGTCCCTAACGGGGGTCACTTTGGTGGGGATCAATAACCGCAATCTTCAGGATTTCTCTGTAGATCTCCAGACTACAAAGCATCTACTCAACCGCTACGGCCCCTTGCTGCAAGCCCGTGGAATTCTGTGTGTGAGTGAATCAGGATTGTATACGTCGGCTGATTTAAACGCTGTGGCCGGGGCTGGGGCTGGGGCTGTCCTCATCGGTGAGTCGTTGATGCGTCAGCCTGATCTTCAGCAAGCCCTCCAGACGCTGATGGCACCCTTGCCCCATCGTGTAATGGCTACAGCATCCGGAGCGGTAGAGGGGAAGTCTGCATATTAG
- a CDS encoding HetZ-related protein 2: protein MQVAPPMTLAETLTAEWQQRLEVDCPTLKPATRTAIINWLLGEHPETLDQLDADFQAITRQAMDYRYRILRARYLEVSPEAAHRSLMKRLGSLFLIRQKIKTWVALSRDRQRTVMDVVQEVVQELLQNDRKLQRQMHWISQCTPDPRLRNALLLASLEEYCLRPVRNQPLFVYRFVNYLRRTQRGGLTQVPTGDLVRLVSEEIALDETDSPVSLFDAQAIAQYQEAQDWEERQTARLKVQREFMTYLEEQVEPLAAQWLKLYLQGCTQEAIAETLQVPIKQIYRLREKVSYHAIRVFAVKSQPELVAHWLETSLKEHNLGLTPNQWDRFWHNLTPPQQQLLTLLREGAKVEAIAKQLQWKTSQVMSEWSKLYLAALDLRNQ, encoded by the coding sequence ATGCAGGTCGCCCCTCCCATGACATTGGCTGAAACTCTGACCGCAGAATGGCAGCAGCGCCTTGAGGTAGATTGTCCTACCCTCAAGCCTGCGACCAGAACAGCCATTATCAACTGGCTCTTGGGCGAGCATCCCGAAACCTTGGATCAACTGGATGCCGACTTCCAAGCGATTACACGGCAGGCGATGGACTACCGTTATCGGATTCTCCGTGCCCGTTATTTGGAGGTGTCACCGGAAGCCGCCCATCGATCGCTGATGAAACGCCTGGGGAGCCTGTTCCTGATCCGGCAAAAGATCAAAACCTGGGTTGCTCTGAGCCGCGATCGCCAGCGGACGGTAATGGATGTGGTGCAGGAGGTGGTCCAGGAGTTGTTGCAGAACGATCGCAAGCTGCAACGGCAGATGCACTGGATTTCTCAGTGTACACCGGATCCCCGGCTGCGCAATGCTCTGCTTTTGGCCAGCCTGGAGGAATATTGCCTGCGGCCTGTGCGCAACCAACCCCTATTTGTCTATCGGTTTGTGAATTATCTACGGCGAACCCAACGGGGGGGCCTGACCCAGGTGCCAACGGGAGATCTGGTGCGGCTGGTTTCGGAGGAGATTGCACTGGATGAGACCGATAGTCCGGTCAGTTTATTCGACGCCCAGGCGATCGCCCAATACCAGGAGGCACAGGATTGGGAAGAGCGGCAAACGGCCCGTCTGAAGGTACAACGGGAGTTTATGACCTACCTGGAGGAACAGGTGGAACCCTTGGCGGCCCAATGGTTAAAACTGTATTTGCAGGGGTGTACCCAGGAGGCGATCGCGGAAACCCTCCAGGTTCCGATCAAGCAGATCTATCGCTTGCGGGAAAAGGTGAGTTACCATGCGATTCGGGTTTTTGCGGTGAAATCCCAACCAGAGTTAGTGGCCCATTGGCTAGAAACCTCGCTCAAGGAGCACAACTTGGGGTTAACCCCCAACCAGTGGGATCGCTTTTGGCACAACTTAACCCCCCCGCAACAGCAATTGCTGACCCTCCTACGGGAAGGGGCCAAGGTAGAGGCGATCGCCAAACAATTGCAGTGGAAAACCAGCCAGGTGATGAGCGAGTGGAGTAAGCTCTATCTCGCCGCTTTGGATCTGCGTAATCAGTAG
- a CDS encoding DUF5340 domain-containing protein: protein MQPIPLPSYVHYELLLQLLERQTAIAIEPGSPQRAQLQELIITLRKAMAQQKQLEEACRRSNQAIDYRWSLNEDLRPTSIS from the coding sequence ATGCAACCGATTCCTCTCCCCTCCTACGTTCATTATGAACTGCTGCTGCAATTGCTAGAACGCCAAACGGCGATCGCGATCGAACCGGGTTCGCCGCAACGGGCACAATTGCAGGAATTGATTATTACCCTTCGCAAAGCGATGGCTCAGCAAAAACAGTTAGAGGAAGCCTGTCGCCGGTCTAACCAGGCGATCGATTACCGCTGGTCTCTAAACGAAGACCTGCGACCGACGTCGATCTCATAA
- a CDS encoding SDR family NAD(P)-dependent oxidoreductase, whose product MSQFEYSLPGLRGKVAIVTGHKSGIGAATYSLFSRLGVTVVGFDLPEQDLSKSDKIEGYVNTVIQSYGDIDILINNAGITLNGTILETTSDDIDRVLAVNFKAPFLLMQAVIPSMLKRGKGAIVNNASDQALIGKKAAAIYGASKAAIAQLTKSAALDWGPHNIRINCVAPGSTDTPMLSFVLNDLAQRYYPHQSGTDLLNACRAAIPLQRLAQPTEIAWVIAFLASDAASYITGAVIPVDGGGVAQ is encoded by the coding sequence ATGAGTCAGTTTGAATACAGCCTACCGGGGTTAAGGGGAAAAGTGGCGATCGTCACGGGGCATAAAAGTGGCATTGGGGCAGCGACCTATTCCCTGTTTAGCCGACTGGGGGTCACGGTCGTTGGCTTTGATTTACCGGAACAGGATTTAAGCAAAAGCGATAAAATCGAAGGCTATGTCAATACGGTTATCCAGAGCTATGGTGATATTGATATTCTGATTAACAACGCAGGAATTACCCTGAATGGCACCATTCTGGAAACGACTTCGGATGATATCGATCGCGTCCTAGCCGTTAACTTCAAGGCGCCTTTTCTGCTGATGCAGGCGGTGATTCCTTCTATGCTGAAGCGGGGAAAGGGCGCGATCGTCAATAACGCCAGTGATCAGGCCCTGATTGGGAAAAAAGCCGCTGCCATTTACGGCGCCAGCAAGGCGGCGATCGCCCAACTCACTAAAAGTGCAGCGCTAGATTGGGGACCCCACAACATTCGGATTAACTGCGTCGCCCCCGGCAGTACCGATACCCCCATGCTGTCCTTCGTGTTGAATGACTTAGCCCAACGCTATTATCCCCACCAGAGTGGTACAGATCTGCTCAATGCCTGTCGTGCAGCCATTCCCTTGCAACGTCTGGCTCAACCTACGGAAATTGCCTGGGTGATCGCTTTCCTGGCCAGTGACGCAGCATCCTACATTACAGGTGCAGTCATTCCCGTTGATGGGGGAGGCGTTGCCCAATAA
- a CDS encoding SDR family NAD(P)-dependent oxidoreductase, translated as MTNITTHTQPNPTPKVAIVTGGSRGIGAAIVQALKQDHWEVAAIATSQERLHLSPADLKLVCDVTDLSQVKATLQIIRETYGQVNALVNSAGIAGSNPLAPESNDDLWHAIVNVNLHGTYYLCKYALPYLVDGSRIVNIASVLGLKAVPDQTAYCAAKHAVVGFTKSLALYTAPRRITVNAICPGWVQTDMAEARFIELGLTTVDVTKEIPLGHIIQPPEVAALVRFLLSEAAANMTGQALVLDGGAIL; from the coding sequence ATGACCAACATCACAACCCATACCCAACCCAACCCAACCCCTAAAGTGGCGATCGTCACGGGCGGGTCGAGAGGCATTGGGGCTGCGATCGTGCAGGCATTAAAACAGGATCACTGGGAGGTTGCCGCGATCGCGACGTCCCAAGAACGCTTACATCTCTCACCGGCTGATCTCAAACTGGTGTGTGATGTAACTGACCTTTCCCAGGTCAAAGCCACTCTCCAGATCATTAGAGAAACGTATGGTCAGGTGAATGCCCTGGTCAATAGCGCTGGGATCGCGGGGAGTAATCCCCTGGCTCCGGAGAGCAATGACGATCTGTGGCACGCCATCGTGAATGTCAACCTGCACGGAACCTACTACCTCTGTAAATATGCGCTGCCCTATCTGGTAGATGGCAGCCGCATTGTCAATATCGCCTCGGTCTTAGGCTTAAAAGCCGTGCCGGACCAAACCGCCTACTGTGCCGCTAAACACGCTGTTGTCGGTTTTACGAAAAGTTTAGCCCTCTATACTGCACCGCGACGGATCACGGTGAATGCCATTTGTCCCGGCTGGGTACAAACCGATATGGCTGAAGCCCGATTCATTGAGTTGGGGCTAACCACAGTCGATGTGACGAAGGAGATTCCCCTAGGGCACATCATTCAACCTCCGGAAGTGGCTGCTCTGGTCCGGTTCCTCCTCAGTGAAGCAGCGGCCAATATGACGGGACAAGCCCTTGTGCTCGATGGCGGCGCCATCCTGTAA